One Methanolobus sp. WCC4 DNA segment encodes these proteins:
- the glnA gene encoding type I glutamate--ammonia ligase, which translates to MIVCNKEDVIKAIETNNVKFIRLQFTDIQGVVKDVEIPVTQIEKALTTGISFDGSSIEGFVRIDESDMVLRPDIKTFAILPWSKDKGVVARIICDIQMPDGSQFEADPRYVLKKVMKEAEEMGYSLNVGPELEFFLFEKVDGRATTKPHDYGRYFEFAPTDLAEDIRRDIVLTLTDLNFDIEASHHEVAFGQHEIDFKYGDALSTADNVMTFKYVTRTIAKLYGLHATFMPKPIAVENGSGMHVNLSLSKGEENAFYDPDGEMEISETTKHFIAGVLKHIKAISCISNPLVNSYKRLIPGYEAPVYITWSGANRSSLIRIPSARGKSTRVELRSPDPSCNPYLTFAAILAAGLDGIKNKTDPGDIMDYNIFDLTKQERIEKGIDTLPSTISESADHLENDELLRHTLGEHVHDNILRLARAEWDAYRTQVHDWEIKRYLNTI; encoded by the coding sequence ATGATTGTATGCAATAAGGAAGATGTTATCAAAGCTATTGAAACGAATAACGTAAAATTCATACGTTTGCAGTTCACGGATATACAGGGTGTTGTCAAGGATGTTGAGATCCCTGTAACGCAGATCGAAAAAGCACTGACCACAGGAATATCCTTTGATGGTTCGTCCATTGAAGGATTTGTCAGGATCGACGAGTCGGATATGGTATTAAGACCGGATATCAAAACCTTTGCAATACTCCCCTGGAGCAAGGACAAAGGTGTAGTTGCAAGAATTATATGCGACATACAGATGCCGGATGGAAGCCAGTTCGAAGCGGACCCCCGTTATGTACTTAAAAAAGTGATGAAAGAAGCCGAAGAGATGGGCTATTCACTTAATGTTGGTCCTGAACTGGAATTCTTCCTTTTCGAAAAAGTAGATGGCAGGGCAACAACAAAGCCCCACGATTATGGCAGATACTTTGAATTTGCACCAACAGACCTTGCCGAGGACATCCGAAGGGATATCGTTCTCACCCTTACTGACCTTAACTTCGATATAGAGGCATCACACCACGAAGTTGCTTTTGGTCAGCATGAGATCGATTTTAAGTATGGGGATGCACTGAGCACCGCAGATAATGTGATGACATTCAAATATGTCACAAGGACGATCGCAAAGTTATACGGTCTGCATGCAACCTTCATGCCAAAGCCTATTGCTGTGGAGAACGGTTCGGGAATGCACGTGAACCTGTCCCTTTCAAAGGGTGAAGAGAACGCATTCTATGACCCGGATGGAGAGATGGAGATCAGCGAGACCACAAAGCATTTCATAGCAGGTGTTCTGAAGCACATCAAAGCCATATCATGTATCTCAAACCCGCTTGTGAATTCATACAAGAGGCTCATTCCCGGATACGAGGCACCGGTATATATCACATGGTCGGGTGCAAACCGCAGTTCCCTGATACGCATTCCATCTGCAAGGGGAAAAAGTACCAGGGTCGAGCTCAGGAGTCCTGACCCTTCATGCAATCCATACCTTACCTTTGCAGCCATTCTGGCAGCCGGACTGGATGGAATAAAGAACAAGACTGATCCCGGCGATATAATGGACTACAATATCTTTGACCTGACAAAGCAGGAGCGAATCGAAAAAGGTATCGACACATTACCGTCAACGATCAGTGAAAGTGCAGACCATCTTGAGAACGATGAACTGCTGAGGCATACACTTGGCGAGCATGTACACGATAATATATTGAGACTGGCCAGGGCCGAGTGGGATGCATACCGTACCCAGGTACATGATTGGGAGATAAAGCGTTACCTGAACACAATATGA
- a CDS encoding NAD(P)-binding domain-containing protein, with product MKIAILGGTGNIGKGFALRWGRKHEITIGSRDAEKAEAVAAEYNEVLERYGYEPVIKGTDNKTAAEEADVIVVAIRYNQLAPVMELIRPVIENKIVISVVVPMERNMCYISPGSNYPRTPIESEEFNTQYFCFSIPEAGSAAQEIFTMIPESTELVAAFHSVPAKKLADLDIELDYDIGVCGNSMHAKNIVFDLVKDISNMRPLDIGPLETAGMVESLTPLLINVAARNKMKDVSLKFV from the coding sequence ATGAAGATAGCAATACTCGGAGGCACAGGCAACATCGGCAAGGGCTTTGCACTTCGATGGGGTCGGAAACATGAGATCACCATCGGTTCCAGGGATGCGGAGAAGGCTGAAGCTGTAGCTGCAGAATACAATGAAGTACTTGAAAGATACGGATATGAACCTGTCATAAAAGGTACTGATAATAAAACTGCTGCTGAAGAAGCCGATGTGATCGTCGTTGCCATCAGGTATAATCAGCTGGCTCCTGTCATGGAACTCATTCGTCCTGTAATAGAGAACAAGATAGTCATAAGTGTCGTCGTTCCTATGGAAAGGAACATGTGCTATATCAGCCCCGGAAGCAATTACCCAAGGACTCCGATAGAAAGTGAGGAATTCAACACCCAGTATTTCTGTTTCTCAATACCTGAGGCAGGAAGTGCAGCCCAGGAGATATTCACCATGATACCTGAAAGCACAGAACTTGTAGCTGCATTCCACTCGGTCCCCGCAAAGAAACTGGCGGATCTTGACATAGAACTTGACTATGATATAGGCGTCTGCGGAAATTCCATGCACGCCAAGAATATCGTCTTTGACCTTGTAAAGGACATTTCCAATATGAGGCCACTTGACATCGGACCTCTGGAAACTGCAGGAATGGTCGAATCACTCACACCTTTACTTATTAACGTTGCAGCAAGGAACAAAATGAAGGACGTAAGCCTGAAATTTGTTTGA